The sequence TTGAGGGCAGTGGAGCCGGAACTTGAATCAAATCCCGCCAAATACTATGAAATGCTGCTGAGTGCATACACCTACACAGGTTTTACAGCCAATACTTCCCTTACGAATTTTTACAAAAATATGGTAAGTGAATCCACCCAACCTTTGGCGGTTCTGGCTGATATAAGCAAATTTGAAAAATCCGATGACATAAACATGGACAATTCATCATACCAGGAAAAAGGAAGGGAATTTCCGTTGGAGGGAGACTTCAAGGCCGGAGATATGCCCAAAGTAGGTACGATAAAATCGGAAGTAATGGGGCTTGCCGTTTTCAACGGTTCAAAAATGGTGGGAGAGCTTGACGGTGAAGAAACACAGCTTCAATTGATGCTGGAGGGAAATTTCGGTTATTCGTATGTTACAATACCTGACCCCGAGGCGGAAGATTATGTGGTTCTGCTTAATATAAAGCAGAACAGAAAACCCAAGAGAAAAGTAGAAATAGTAGATGAAAAACCCCATATAAAAGTAAATATTTATCTTGAAGCGGATATACTTTCAATACAAAGCGGAGTTAATTACGAAAGCCTTGAAAAAGTGAAGATACTTGAAGATGCTGCAGAGAAATTTTTTGAAAAAGGATTTCTCAGAATGCTGAAAAAAACCGCAAAAGAGTTTAAAAGCGATATCGCAGGATTTGGAAAAGAAATGAAAGGCAAATTTTTAACCTGGGATGAGTGGACAAATTTCAACTGGATAGAAAAATATCCGGATTCTGAATTTGAAGTGGACGTTGATTTAAAAATAAGAAGGCCCGGACTTATGTTAAGGACATATCCGGCAGCCGGTACAGAGGTGGGTGAAGAATAAATTATGATTTTTATATTGAGAGTTATTCTGGCAATAAT comes from Acetivibrio thermocellus ATCC 27405 and encodes:
- a CDS encoding Ger(x)C family spore germination protein, yielding MGSKTKKSFTVLLAFIMSFSVTGCFDKREIDDLVNPIAIGFDKGSNHSVRMTLQIAIPTKVAGGGEGGGGGGGEESVSYTTVEAPSIYSGLNMINSYVSKQLNMSQIKVLVFSEELAREGIEKYINALMRGREFRPHSYVIVARGTGNAAERYLRAVEPELESNPAKYYEMLLSAYTYTGFTANTSLTNFYKNMVSESTQPLAVLADISKFEKSDDINMDNSSYQEKGREFPLEGDFKAGDMPKVGTIKSEVMGLAVFNGSKMVGELDGEETQLQLMLEGNFGYSYVTIPDPEAEDYVVLLNIKQNRKPKRKVEIVDEKPHIKVNIYLEADILSIQSGVNYESLEKVKILEDAAEKFFEKGFLRMLKKTAKEFKSDIAGFGKEMKGKFLTWDEWTNFNWIEKYPDSEFEVDVDLKIRRPGLMLRTYPAAGTEVGEE